GGAACCGGGTCAAGGTTCAGCAGTGTCCCTTCATACCCAGCACTCACATTAAGCGTCTCAATGGGATCTTCAGTTAGCTTCTCCTGTTCTTTCTGTTGGTAGTATTCCTTCTCGTACTTCTTCAGCTTTTTCACTTTGATACCGACAGCTGTACGCAGCAATGTCAGTGCCATTTCTTCCGAACGGTACTTCTTTGGAATGGCTACCCGGAAGTGTTTTAGTACCCCCTCAAAGTCGAGTGCCAGCAGATCTCGCATTGATAGCTAAACAGAGAGAGGAGTACTTTGAATGTCAGTACCCATGCAATAATGTGACATTTGCACAGATAGTACTGTGCAGTGGCTGACGGTAGCGCAGGAATAGCATTACACACCGTTAACAGTGCCATCGCCACTTGGAAGATTGTGTCCATACCCTAAAACAGGAAACACATCTGTACGAGGTTGAAAGCAGgccaacaacaaacaacaaatgtGAATGTTCGTGCACAATTGTGGTTCGCACTGACAAGCAACGAACTGGTAGGTGTAGAAAAATGGGTTGGCTCACATCCACGCAACTACAGTTCACATCACTGAACATACATACGACCATGCACTCACGTCAAGCAGAAAGAAATCCAGTATGAAAAAGACAACATGGAGAGGAAACTTTGCCGTGAACAGCGTCAGAAACCACTGAGAGCCGAACATGTGTGCTTCCACATGGAGGTCCATGAAATGAGCAAACAGCTCCGGGAGCTGGTCCTGCAATGTAAGCACAGAGGTCTGGAACTCACGAGACTCTTACAAAGGAGCAGCTTTGATACAACATATCAATTACTCGTCCCTACATTTCTCAAAAGAGGACCAAAAAAACCCAATTGCCCCGGTACCTTACAGATCTCCGTGTTGTCGCGGGTTGCGGGAAAGGTGCGGGTAGACCCGCGCTGCCTCCGCAGATTATGCAGGTATACCCGCAACACCCGCAGGCGCAGGGTCGGCCCGCCGGCTTTTGGTGCACGACTTGATTTATTGCGAGCATTTGACCCAAAATACTTTCCAAGGCGTTCttcacttcccccccccctatccAGACCTTCGTGGTGTGTGAGATGATGACAGCTTTGTCATTTACTGTCATTACTTTGTCATTTACGTTCTATGCTTACCCTTGAGATTGAGAAAATCTAGGACAAGGACGAAAGGGGTGAGGAGATGCTACCCGCGTCAGTTCAATGTTCAACAAATACTTCCCTTATGCCATACAACTTTCCTGACATTCAAATACTCCACTAGTCAAGCAGCTCTAGTAAAAGCACAATGTAGCTTCACACTGTCGTTGGAATCGTGAGATTTACGTCACACGTCACCTCCACGAGACGTTCCAATTGAAACAGCTTCAGATGCAGGAACTCAAATGAGTTACGGAACAAGTCTCTCAGGCCATATTCCCCCATGATCTTGCAGAAGACACCAAATGCCTGTTCCTCAGGCATCTGAAAAGTAGGAGGATAACAATAACGCTAATGCAAACAAAATGTGAACACTAATGTGCAACAAAATACACTGCAAGCATGTGCAACAAAAAATATACATCATCAAAACTATTTACTGCAGCAAACACCACCTCCCTTCGAAGCTAGGACTCACGTGCAAGAGCAGTGCCGCTGCCAGAAACGAAAGCCCCTGACAATAACCAACTTCAGGGTCCTGCGCGGCGTACGCCTGCGAATGAATGCCCGTAAGTACAGTCTTGCGCAAAAACTTTTATGTTTATACCTTGCAAATCTTGTAAAGTGAGTCCTGCCCCGCCCCTCCACTCTCTCGGAAAAACTCGTGAGCGGGGAAGGTGCGGTTGATGTCTCGCTGGATGACGCTTTCACACGGACATTCTCGTGACAGCAGCACACGGTACGCCTCCAGGTAAGGGTCAACCCCGTCGTGTACGACGCCGGCCAGCAGCTGCCAAACCTAACAACACGTTTGTGTCCTTGTTAGTACAGTAAGGGCTCTATATAGCCATCCCGCACCAAGTACAACACTGAGTGAATAATTTCACGGAATGGCTGCACCTGCACTGAATTCAATGAATACCCACATTGTGTGTAGAAAATGCCCTGCTGCAAACAAGTGTGGTTCTTGTCAATCTCTAGGGCAAGTGTGACGTTTCATAAATAAGTTGATCTACCTAAATCAAACGTCTGATCTCAAAATGACATAAGATTACAAATACCTAGCAACAATCCACATATTATGAAAACTGCAGAAATCTGCTCGACTAAGTGAACAAAGCACCACCTGACATCAGAAGGCTCTTAATGTTGTCTAGATATTTTCTTTCATTAAAGTATTTAATGCAACCATTCTAGGCACAATAACATTCACGTTGCCCATATGATCCCGCCACCATAATTTTGGTGTACCTTCttgctatcatcatcatcacaaaatCGACCTGCATATGGCTTCAAATGTACAAAAATACTGGGATGTCTCCTGTGCACTTTTCAGGTCTCGTACATACCTCGCCCCTGAGCGCCTCTGGGATACCAGACCGCCTCACGAGAACGGACACTTGTTTCGGTCTTGTCTGGGTCGTGGATTGTGAGCCACCAGAGGATGCAGAGTGTTGCTCCGATAGCTGTCGCCACCGTTGTAGGGCTTGTGCCCAATCTTCCAGTAAGGCTTCTGGGCAGTCCTTGCTAACCTCTCCAGTGCCGCTCAGAAGCGGTTCGTCTCCATCTGCATTAAAATCCAGGCACAGAGTCAACCCTCGACATGTGGTGAGCaaaatttttttgaaaattgTTTACAGTTTACGAATATACTAGGTGGTTTTGTGAATTGAAGTTTACTAAAAAGGCCCAGAAGAATCCAGGATATATTTCAGGTTTGTCCCGAGGTGCACCCATTTTCACTGACAGGTCTCGTTTGTTCACAGCCATGAAACTCAGTGGCATTCACCGTGCTGCTCCCAATGCCCACAGCCACATGCACAGCAAACAACAATTTTACCTCGCACTACAGCACCAGCAATATCTTCATCTTTGTGATGCTGGCAGCTGGCCAGACACGTAACCATTCTCTGTCTGTCCGATTACGAGGCCTACCTGATTCAGGGTCAGTTGGGTCCTGCGCTGGCGAGGGATCCATGGTCCCAGAAGACTGCATCCTAGTACTATTTGTGTCCAAGGCTAGCGACAATGCAGCTTTCCTTTGAATCTGACTGGCACTGTTGATACCCACAACGTCCAGTCGATGCTCTCCGGTTGCCTGCTCAGGGTCAACCTGCATTTTGCATTTGCAATTGCATTTCAAAGGAGCAATGATTATGCAACTGTACATACAACTGTACCAATACAAGTTGTCTAGTAGTCTACAGATATAGTAGTCACACTCAATGCTCCTCAGTTCACTTTACATATTGGTTGTATCCTAGAAAAAAGTCATAGCACAGATGCCTTGTGCATGGATGACATAGGTCTAGAGCAGGCAATAATAATTAGGCTCACATGCAGTGGGCACTGAGGTGCAAGATGGGTATCCTCTGCTGTTTTCTAAAACAGAGAACGGGACTGCGCACGTTTGTTTGCCGAACACACCTGAATCACACAACAACTACATTTAACAATAAGCTTGAAGCAAGCAGCAATATTCCAGTACCATGTCAGGGAAACCAAACCAATACTTCAACATGTTCACAAAGACTCCATAGCATAAGGAAACCACGTCAACAGATGCCTTTGCACCGATCGCAGCCCTTCTCCACACACATATCTGAACAGCTTTATCTCTTATCCCTGAAGCGTGTGAATCAGCTGATATGTGTATGCTGTTTGGTTCTGCTTATCTTCTGTAGCACTATAAACTAAGACCATAGATAAGCTTGCCAGTTTCGCTATGTTTGGAACAAAAACTGAACCAAAGCAGAAAAATATAAATGAGGGAGATCTGCGTGGCACAATACATTTGCATTACATAACAGAAGTCACAGCTATTGTTAGATTTCAGCTTAGTGTAGAATTATGAAATCCCTTGCAGAAATTAATGTACTACGCAGTAACTTGGTGAACACCAAACAAAGTGTCTTAACAAAATGaatgtgtatttatttatttataccttAGGGCCCAAAGCACAATAAGGGGGAAGGGTGAAAGCAAAACAGCAAACACTCAATGACAAAATATATCACGGAGCAGCTCTGTATTTTTACAGAATTGGATATAGTAACGACAGAAGATGGCAATCTGTTCCACTCTGACATTGTCAAAGCTATCAATGATTTTAAAAAACTTGGAAGTCCGCACTCTGGGGCAGACAACATAGCAAGGATGGTGTATACGGATAAGTGGATGAGGTGACGGAGACAGTTCTAAGTCTGTGGAAGGAACCTGTGAATGTATTACAACTTGCGAAATATGCATAATTGTGCTATCTTTCTAGGCATTTCAAGTTCATGAAGCTCTGCCATCCTGTTTCATAGCTGTTCCATTTAGACTAATTCGATACTTAAATAATAAGCTTAGATTAATGAGCTAGAATAATTAGATGTTAAAAATCTGACTGCCATGTTTTGAACTGCTTCTCATTCACTGATGAGAGTATCTTGATATGAGCTCCACATAACTGCAGCGTATTCTAGCTTGGTCCGCACAAAAGCTTCACAGTTTTGGCACAGTGTTTTCTGGTTTTACgttgttgttactttttttttttggggggggggggtagaaatctggctttatttcaggagctgtaaaaGAGGGTAAAATCGGGCGATATCGGGTGAAAAAGCAGATTTTTGGGtcgaaaatggaaaaaaagagCTTCTTGCACTTTATATTAACACAGCCTTTATAAAACAGCCATGCTGAATGTGCAGTGCTTAGTGTTCAACAGTGCCCGTACTGCTGGCTCAACTGGCACACTGCCAAGTTAGCCTTAGAGCTTTTTTGGGGGGTCTTACCctaaatctttttttttctgtttttaaggTCATTTTAATGACATTTGTGTTTTACCCATAATGCAGGACCCTATTCATAGTTCACCTTCATTGCAATGTTACACCTAAATCTACAGAACATACAGTCAAAACCTGCCTGAAAAGACACGAAACAAGATGTGTGCGTTCTacttgaacatatgtatcaTATTTTCCGGTGCATAATGAACACATTATTCTTTGTAAAAAGTGTCGTGAAGAGGCAGTAGGTGTTCTACATCAGACTTTTTCCCGGAAGAGCCGTTCCTTACAAGATGACCTCCAACCTCTAGCCTCAAGCCTTGGTCCACCCGTGTGGCATAGACATAAATCATTTGTTTAAGCGCAGTGTTCGACCAAAATGGGGGGAATGAACGATAAATGGCAAGAACAAGTACAAGAAGACTGAATGGAGGCAACAAGCTTGCCGAGGGAGAGGCAGTGAAATGGGTACAAGAATGGGACGACTTCGAGGTGTCAGTGATCCTGAACTCATTTTAGGAGGCTACACCAACTTTGTCACATCAGACTTTGACAGCTTCGAATACACATTGCCTCCACGATGGATGGAACAAAAATTGCTCTCCCTCGACGCACAGGCTTAGATTACCATGAACACTAACGGTGATGTAGAGTTTCCAGCTTCCGTACACTGATGACGTCGGCATTTTCACCTCGTGGCACGTGTTATACATCGGTCATTTTTCAAATACCGCTAATTTTCTTGGGTGTGcactatacagtcaaactcctttacagcgaaactcaggggacagcaaaaaaaaaatcgcagtaaaggtattttcgttaaaaaggatgtcaattattggacctatagggctccagcgggaccgcaaaaaaatttgctgcagtggtattttcgttaaaaaggtgttcgctataaaggagtttgactgtacagggTAGCTACCTATAAAAGTTTACTCAACATGGcttccatcttgattgttttcccCATAGGGATTGCAGGTTTTCGGTTGTAACTTTGGATTGCGATGTCGAGTCGGTTTGAAATTTACCACGATGAAACACACCAATGAGTGTTGCATGTGGACAGAGGAAGGTTCCAcgtgcattgagtaattggtgAGTACGGAGTGCCCGCGAGGGTAAACTTTTATAGCTACCCGTGCATGAGTTTGCGTTATCCACCAAACAAGGGTAGTTCTGAATGCTGCGTTTGCTTTGAGTGCAACAGCAAGTGCGAGACATTTTATTTAAGAACAAAGGCAATTCCGCTGGTAGGCTAATTTGGAACAAAAATTTTCACCGCATATTCATGCGTCAAGCATCATTTATATCAGGCTTAAAAGCCCAACTCCAATAAACATCACACAGAATTTCGCCGAATTTCTCGACCTATCTATCACTAACTAAATCTCATAAATCGCCGGTAGTTGCGGAGAGAAGATCCTAAAAAATACCTTCAGTACTGTGCCGCATCTGCTGGGCTAGTTTGCTTTTCATCGTATGCACGAGACATAAGAGTGCTTTATCCCTTTTTACGCCGATAACAATATCCGCGGATTTTGGTTGGTGCTCCTACCGTAAGCCCCGGTTAACATACAGTCTCTGTCACTGGGTTCTACTGCTAGTAGTACTATCCTCACAGATAAAAAGAATGAAGACGATGCAACGACACCAACCGAGAGACTTATGTGATAAGATAACGGCGCCTCACCTCTCTGAGCCGAACGTAGAATTGTTCTTGGAAGGGCTTTTTGTTGAAGTACCAAAAACGCTCTCCTTGGGGGAAGATTTTGGCCTTGGTCTCGAAGACAAACCTCAAAGGTTCTCGCACGCCACACACAACGAGGTCCACTGCCACAGTAAGATACACACGCGTGTCCCTAGAAGTTTCAGAGTTCAACACTTCGAAGAGGGGGTTCATGGGATTCCACCGTCCAGTGATCTGGTACACTGTGGGCTCGGTGCCGCTCGAGGACTTGGCCATCGACACCTGGACGTCACAATAACAGAAAAGGCGCATGTTACGCCGCTTGCGAACACTCACAAACCCCACTTATTAGAATAATTTGGgatcagaaagaaagaaagactaCTACCGGAAACCGGAAAAGAAGACCGTTACAGAAAAAGGTGCGTAACAGAAGAAGGCAATAACGTGTTACCATTTCCACAACTTGCATGTCACTGTGCTTGACGTGACGTCCCGGTGATATCAGCATGCCGAAGCACCTGGATACACGTGAAACACATAGGAGAAATGCTTTTCGAACTAGCATTGCAAGTGACATTATCTGCAGAGAAAATCCAACAGTACTACCGCAAAAAGGAGCACACaatgaatagagcctgaagttttagggttttacccgattcttccccgaaatagcaccctgaattgaaggttcaccctttagggtgaaacccgatttttacccggcaaattcccctcactaggatgtctgtaggaatgcattaacttgcttttttggcagcaaatgctgttacatcaccgtttgtaccaaaccgctacaattAGTTTGGGTAACCAAGCCCGATttatccccgaatttagcatacggGGAGTTTTTTcgcccgaattcgcatgaatttagtgcacacgtttatttacctgatttttagcccccaaatttagaaaaaatatttcccgaaaacttcaggctctaacaatGAACAGTCATAATGTAACTTTCGTGTTAATGCAAAAACCTAACATATCTTACGTACGGTATGTTTCATCCTCGGATACTACAAGTACACAGTACAGTTCACAGTGCACTTTTCAAACATCGCACATGGAGCTAAACACTGAAAATGTCTTGCATTGAAAAATTTTGATCTTTGGGAAGGTAGCTGCTCATTCAGACTTTCATCATGTCAGCTTAGCATAATAACAGCATGCTGTATTTTGTCAACCGAGGTCCCATGATACAGATACGACAGTGTTCCATCAGAAATGCTGTAAAACATCTCTCCAGAGCAGTTGAACACTGCGTTTAATGACATTTACTATTCATAAGTTCAAGTTCAATTCATGAATAAAACTATGAGGGTAGAGAAAGTAAAGAATAAATTAATCAACTGTACGCAGCGGATACATGGAGCACGATGAAATACTCACCTCTCAATGCTCATTTCTTTGCTGGAAACAGCTTGCTGTACCGTCACTTGTACCACCTTCTCCAGGTTGCAACGAAATTTGAAGTAGTCTTTGTCACGGGCGCACGGAGAAAAGTTACCCTGTGAAATTATACATTCAACCTGAGAGTGCACGAAGTGCTTTACACTACTGGATAACACCTCACATTAGTTGATTATGAACCCCATAACACCATTAGTAGTTACACAAATTACTACATCAGATCTCCCCCTAAAAAATGCGATCAGAGCACTGATGAAATTAATTTCTGATGCTAATCTTGAAATTAAAATTATTGTGCCTTACTGCATATAACAATAAAGGTTATTCTGCCACAACGCCTTTGTGAGTGTATTCGTCCTATGGTACGCTAACTACTTAGAAGAACAATGAACCGCTTGTTTATGGACCATACTTTTTGAAAACTTGTCATTAAAAACATCATTTTCTGGGCACACGTAGTGGTTAGCAGGAAATACACAAAGGGGCGTACCTTTTGGTCCTCTTCTCTGACATCTAGTGTGGCTTCAAATGTGTGCACACGCTCATTGTTGCGAACACACGTGCCCACAGAGCTCACAGACCCAGACCTCGACGATGCCACGGATGCAGACCCGGGAACACGCGGGACACGACGGAATGCTGCGGCAAAACTCTGAAGTACTCTGAGGACTGCGTCGGGCCCAGCAGGACACCGAAAGACGTGACACTAAATGAGAAAAAGCATAGCAGAATTCGACATGCATCAAAGGTACTGGCAAATGTACTTGGTTAAAGGTACTGTAGAGCAGCAGAGCTGtaatctcagaaaatttatctaCTCTATAGCCTGAGCCCTCAGTACTCTGTCACAATTATTCTCTGAATTACGCTCAgtctttttttagaaaattgaAACTGATAAATTGTAGGCAATACTGTGACGAAGTTGCCACCAACTGTGATGATTAAAGCGTTAAAAGAGACAAAGACATAGTGCACTAACACACGTTCTGCATATTTCACGATTATGTGCTAAAACGGTATGCCCCCCACGCCATTCAACATGTGCTTCCACATGTGGAAGTCATTTTTCGGGTGTAGCGGGTGGGTGTTGTGAGGCCCACGCGCATGCGCGTACTGCATTATTCACCAGCGCAACTGTCAGAATAAACCTCGTCAAGCCACGGACCAGATGTGTCAATATTTGTTGACCTGGACTACGAACACCTCAGTCCCGAAAATAATTCGGCCTTCTACCATCCCGTGTGTCTCAATACACGCGACAAAGTACACGTATATTTTGCTACGTGCACGGACCTAACAATATTGCACTCTTTACCTGGAAGATGGCGGATTCAGGCGTGGCTCCATGGGAACACGTGAACGCAAAGCAATTCTGCTCGGGTGACCCCTGGGAGCCTCTGGCACAGAAGAGGATGCGGTGAATGGGAAAGCTGGCTACCTCACTGTTAGTGCTGCTTTCATAAACCCTGCGGCAGAACGGAGTATGTAACGCGTGTATGTGTGCACAGTTTACGAGGTTTCTCGCAATGCTTACAGCACAGTGCCCTCGGAGTCTGGGGGAACCAGAAGCGTGACGCGGATGTTGTCTTGGCTGGTGGCTTGGTCGTTGAGGATGGCCATGTTGCGCTGAATCTCCATTTCGCTCCGCGGAGCATTAATTGCTGCACATCCCAAGTACACCACGGAGGTGAAAGCCACCGAGCCCCCGGTGCCTCCTTGCACCTCAtctgaaaagagaaaaataggGGTACAGAAAAGTTAGTGCATGGTAACTAGGGCCAGACTTTTCAGGGTTATACCAGATTGCCCatgatatttacccccccacTCCCACCCCATTCAAATCAGCAAAAGCAGGGTTTAGCATAAATATGctcatacaaactgtcaaaacaaaGACCCTGCTGCCTCTTAGATGCATGGACAAAATATTGATACTCTATGTCTGCTGCTGTGTTGTTTGTATTATGCCGAGTAAACcaggttcagttcaacccgatatttaccccgcCCCCCTGGATTTTCctgaaaaataaaacccgaaaaaatcaGGCCCTAATAATAACCAACATGAAGACCAACCCAAAATGTTATTTCTCTTCTGCACATCACTACAGATCCATTAGTAACAGAATGCTTGAAGACACACACAAGAAAATTACTGAAGGTGCCCACCATGTTTAGCTCTTATGCACCTTTGCAACCATCTGATGATCCAGGATATTaaattttaagcacatgcctGAGCAGATGTAAGGAGAATATCTTGGAGCACACAAACAAATCGCCAGCATCCTAAGCCAAGCGTTCAAACAACAACACAGAAGTTCGAAAAGAGATGTGGTCCCCCACAAACCACTGTCAAGAGTAGCTGTTTCCTAAGGAAACACTGTCCTTATTCATTGATGGAAGGCTGGTATCTATATTTTGATTACCATTACAAAATATGATGGGTCAAGCTTAAAGACAAAAGGCTTTTATCACTAGCATGAAATTAACATATGGACATGTGCTCCGAAAATAATTGCACACGGTTGCCCAAAGCACCATCTATATCAATAAATGATGGCGGGTACATAGATACCATAATCCATTTGATAGTAACTAGCCTTTATTGCAGTTTATGAAGTGCATAGGGGCATACCTTCGCTGTGTGTGCCCGAGCTGTCATTGGGAGCAGGAATGACCCGTTTTATGCATCCATTATCAGACCCATCTGACGGAGTACCATCTCCAGAAGGTACTCCCATGAGGACGATACTAGGCTCTGGAGGGGCCTCTGGTCCTGCCTCACAAGGAGACGAAGAAGGCTTCCCCTGAAATAGCCAGTACAAAAAATACATCATCACACATCTTAAGGGGAATATTGGACATCATGTTGGGAAAATTCACACTGGATTAACCGAGCGCAGTGGAGAACATTGAAAAAGGTGTGTTATGCACTCTTTCTCAAAGAGGTATCGCAAGAAAGTCCACCTGCATCGTGTATCGTAATGAAGTTGTTGCACGAAGTAAGGCTTTTGTGCGAAAGCAACAGGCCAAGAACTCAGTcaagatttaaaaaaattgaAGCACCGCATTAAGCCAAGAAAGCTTCCACAAAATGAATCAACTCATCCAGTCTGCATGTTAATGTTGAGAGATGCTTGTGGTAAATCATGACGCATGTAAAATGTCAGAGAGACATAGAGAAATGTGTTCAGAAATTTTACGAAAGTCCACGTTGATAATGTTGCTAAAACATGAATTTTGTTACCATTCTTCCAAAGTTTTGAAAATGTACTTTTACAAAGACTCTCGAAGGAGAGTTCTTGAAACTTCGCCAATGAATGTCTCCATTATCATCGCTCTGGATTGTATCGTCATTAATTAACGCGCAGATTTGAAGTCCCAAAGAAAAGTTTCAAGCAGAAAGCAAGACAGTCAGGATGCAGAAGAGAAGCAACAACACAAATTAAATGAAGAGCGTAGAGCACTGATTGATTTGTGTTTGTAAGGAAGGCCACAGAGGAAGCAGTAGTTTTAAAAGTAAGACAAAAAGTAAAGAGCATACCAATGTCCTGTCGTGAAAGCAAACACAAGAAAGCAACATGCGAACTATACCACAGGAGGTAATCTGAGGCCTAATGCATGAAATATCACGACAGGAAGGAGCACCTCTTCCATAGCTGCTGGCCTAGAGGGATCTCCACTTGTACTGCCTTCCTTCAAGACCTCGCTGAGGCTGCTACGTAGCTGGTCGACACTGCCGTCGCCTGCAATGCTCAACTGCGGTTCTGCACCACTGCTTACGATTTCATACTCCTCGCTTGTAGCCAGGGAGTCAGAactaatctcttcctccatgaTACTTCCCCGGCGTCACTTTAGGGGTGCATGTCCCCGTCTTCCCAGTCCATGCGTGTCACCAACAGCATGTCTTCATGAAAATAAAGACTGTGCCCGTTCGTCTCTCATCTGTGTATCAAAAGGGGCCAGAGGACAGGGGG
This genomic stretch from Ornithodoros turicata isolate Travis chromosome 9, ASM3712646v1, whole genome shotgun sequence harbors:
- the LOC135368735 gene encoding rab GTPase-activating protein 1-like isoform X2; this translates as MGVPSGDGTPSDGSDNGCIKRVIPAPNDSSGTHSEDEVQGGTGGSVAFTSVVYLGCAAINAPRSEMEIQRNMAILNDQATSQDNIRVTLLVPPDSEGTVLVYESSTNSEVASFPIHRILFCARGSQGSPEQNCFAFTCSHGATPESAIFQCHVFRCPAGPDAVLRVLQSFAAAFRRVPRVPGSASVASSRSGSVSSVGTCVRNNERVHTFEATLDVREEDQKGNFSPCARDKDYFKFRCNLEKVVQVTVQQAVSSKEMSIERCFGMLISPGRHVKHSDMQVVEMVSMAKSSSGTEPTVYQITGRWNPMNPLFEVLNSETSRDTRVYLTVAVDLVVCGVREPLRFVFETKAKIFPQGERFWYFNKKPFQEQFYVRLREVDPEQATGEHRLDVVGINSASQIQRKAALSLALDTNSTRMQSSGTMDPSPAQDPTDPESDGDEPLLSGTGEVSKDCPEALLEDWAQALQRWRQLSEQHSASSGGSQSTTQTRPKQVSVLVRRSGIPEALRGEVWQLLAGVVHDGVDPYLEAYRVLLSRECPCESVIQRDINRTFPAHEFFRESGGAGQDSLYKICKAYAAQDPEVGYCQGLSFLAAALLLHMPEEQAFGVFCKIMGEYGLRDLFRNSFEFLHLKLFQLERLVEDQLPELFAHFMDLHVEAHMFGSQWFLTLFTAKFPLHVVFFILDFFLLDGMDTIFQVAMALLTLSMRDLLALDFEGVLKHFRVAIPKKYRSEEMALTLLRTAVGIKVKKLKKYEKEYYQQKEQEKLTEDPIETLNKDKRRLMESNQRLEQENDELAYELVNSKIQLRKDLDSAEDRAETLSKELQGARTSLTELEEEKRRLETEVGQLKEMCRRELQHAEQEIKRNSTIISEYKQICSQLSLQVEKEQRRARESLMVVRQAVGTCEHCAPLLLNEGDGINTKVSSASLPVRDEKKPQWDEGDRSSVDRETQVRELELELAQTKLALVESECKNQDLTHQLNAMVAELQSSKNTWLHKTLSSIREVGRKDSVPKDMTA
- the LOC135368735 gene encoding rab GTPase-activating protein 1-like isoform X1, which produces MEEEISSDSLATSEEYEIVSSGAEPQLSIAGDGSVDQLRSSLSEVLKEGSTSGDPSRPAAMEEGKPSSSPCEAGPEAPPEPSIVLMGVPSGDGTPSDGSDNGCIKRVIPAPNDSSGTHSEDEVQGGTGGSVAFTSVVYLGCAAINAPRSEMEIQRNMAILNDQATSQDNIRVTLLVPPDSEGTVLVYESSTNSEVASFPIHRILFCARGSQGSPEQNCFAFTCSHGATPESAIFQCHVFRCPAGPDAVLRVLQSFAAAFRRVPRVPGSASVASSRSGSVSSVGTCVRNNERVHTFEATLDVREEDQKGNFSPCARDKDYFKFRCNLEKVVQVTVQQAVSSKEMSIERCFGMLISPGRHVKHSDMQVVEMVSMAKSSSGTEPTVYQITGRWNPMNPLFEVLNSETSRDTRVYLTVAVDLVVCGVREPLRFVFETKAKIFPQGERFWYFNKKPFQEQFYVRLREVDPEQATGEHRLDVVGINSASQIQRKAALSLALDTNSTRMQSSGTMDPSPAQDPTDPESDGDEPLLSGTGEVSKDCPEALLEDWAQALQRWRQLSEQHSASSGGSQSTTQTRPKQVSVLVRRSGIPEALRGEVWQLLAGVVHDGVDPYLEAYRVLLSRECPCESVIQRDINRTFPAHEFFRESGGAGQDSLYKICKAYAAQDPEVGYCQGLSFLAAALLLHMPEEQAFGVFCKIMGEYGLRDLFRNSFEFLHLKLFQLERLVEDQLPELFAHFMDLHVEAHMFGSQWFLTLFTAKFPLHVVFFILDFFLLDGMDTIFQVAMALLTLSMRDLLALDFEGVLKHFRVAIPKKYRSEEMALTLLRTAVGIKVKKLKKYEKEYYQQKEQEKLTEDPIETLNKDKRRLMESNQRLEQENDELAYELVNSKIQLRKDLDSAEDRAETLSKELQGARTSLTELEEEKRRLETEVGQLKEMCRRELQHAEQEIKRNSTIISEYKQICSQLSLQVEKEQRRARESLMVVRQAVGTCEHCAPLLLNEGDGINTKVSSASLPVRDEKKPQWDEGDRSSVDRETQVRELELELAQTKLALVESECKNQDLTHQLNAMVAELQSSKNTWLHKTLSSIREVGRKDSVPKDMTA